The Stenotrophomonas rhizophila genome has a window encoding:
- a CDS encoding class II 3-deoxy-7-phosphoheptulonate synthase, with protein sequence MTASDRATPSASLPTDWSPESWRGRPALQMPTYPDPVALDASLHELKRLPPLVTSWEILSLKQQLAEAQEGKRFLLQGGDCAENFSDCESTTISNRLKVLLQMSLVLVHGMRKPVIRVGRFAGQYAKPRSADTETRDGVTLPSYRGDVINAPEFTEAARLPDPRRMLQAHAHSAMTMNFVRALIDGGFADLHHPEYWNLEWVRHSPLATDYQKMVSSIGDAVRFMETLSGAQVYNLNRIDFYTSHEALLLPYEQALTRQVPRQHGWLNLSTHYPWIGMRTAALDGAHVEYLRGVRNPIAIKVGPSVQPDQLLRLIDVLNPEDEPGRLSFIHRMGAAQIAGKLPPLLEAVKRDGRRVLWVCDAMHGNTESTSNGYKTRRFDNVRSEVELSFDLHAAAGTRLGGVHLELTGEDVTECTGGARELTERDLERAYRSSVDPRLNYEQSLEIAMAIVRKQGG encoded by the coding sequence CCGGAGAGCTGGCGCGGCCGGCCCGCGCTGCAGATGCCGACGTATCCCGATCCGGTGGCGCTGGATGCGTCCTTGCACGAGCTCAAGCGGCTGCCGCCGCTGGTGACCTCCTGGGAGATCCTCTCGCTCAAGCAGCAGCTCGCCGAGGCGCAGGAAGGCAAGCGTTTCCTGCTGCAGGGCGGCGACTGCGCGGAGAACTTCAGCGACTGCGAGTCCACTACCATCTCCAACCGGCTCAAGGTGCTCCTGCAGATGAGCCTGGTGCTCGTGCACGGCATGCGCAAGCCGGTGATCCGCGTCGGCCGGTTCGCCGGGCAATATGCCAAGCCGCGTTCGGCCGATACCGAAACCCGCGATGGCGTGACCCTGCCCAGCTACCGTGGCGACGTGATCAACGCGCCCGAGTTCACCGAAGCCGCGCGCCTGCCCGATCCGCGCAGGATGCTGCAGGCCCACGCGCATTCGGCCATGACCATGAACTTCGTGCGTGCGCTGATCGATGGTGGCTTCGCCGACCTGCACCATCCCGAGTACTGGAACCTGGAGTGGGTGCGGCATTCGCCGCTGGCCACCGACTACCAGAAGATGGTCTCCTCCATCGGCGATGCCGTGCGCTTCATGGAAACCCTGTCCGGCGCCCAGGTGTACAACCTCAACCGGATCGACTTCTATACCTCGCACGAAGCGCTGCTGCTGCCGTATGAGCAGGCGCTCACCCGCCAGGTGCCGCGCCAGCATGGCTGGCTCAACCTGAGCACGCATTACCCGTGGATCGGCATGCGCACCGCCGCCCTCGATGGCGCCCACGTGGAATACCTGCGCGGCGTGCGCAACCCCATTGCCATCAAGGTCGGCCCGTCCGTGCAGCCCGACCAGCTGCTGCGCCTGATCGACGTGCTCAATCCTGAAGACGAACCCGGCCGCCTGAGTTTCATCCATCGCATGGGTGCGGCCCAGATCGCCGGGAAGCTGCCGCCGCTGCTGGAGGCGGTCAAGCGCGATGGTCGCCGCGTGCTGTGGGTGTGCGATGCCATGCATGGCAACACCGAAAGCACCAGCAACGGCTACAAGACCCGTCGCTTCGACAACGTGCGCAGTGAAGTGGAGCTGTCCTTCGACCTGCACGCAGCCGCCGGTACGCGGCTGGGCGGCGTGCACCTGGAGCTGACCGGGGAGGATGTCACCGAGTGCACCGGGGGCGCGCGCGAGCTCACCGAGCGCGACCTGGAGCGTGCCTACCGGTCCTCGGTGGATCCGCGCCTGAACTACGAACAGTCGCTCGAGATCGCCATGGCCATCGTGCGCAAGCAGGGCGGCTGA
- a CDS encoding mechanosensitive ion channel family protein: MHVDWQTAAAYLWPIGIALAIGLTGWWALMLLTRRLKGRDYRRARIARVISRPLAFALPMLVLIPALEATPLDGRWLDQSLRLLHIGLTACFIWLLVRAVAAGEQAILRDHPMEVADNLAARRIQTQTRVLSRVLMGAIILVGASMVLLTFPMVRQIGTALLASAGIIGLVAGIAAKPVFGNLIAGLQIALTQPIRLDDVVIVEGEWGRVEEIGSSYVVVRIWDERRMVVPLTWFIENPFQNWTRRSADLLGTAFLWLDYRAPIAAIRTELERICKGEALWDGRVCVTQVTETTDHTLQVRLLVSARNSGDAFDLRCIVRERMLDFLAREHPQALPRTRAEILDRPDPATRGPRSQPADDVRSPGAEDGPPAVVPVEEPAQSQ; this comes from the coding sequence ATGCACGTGGATTGGCAGACGGCCGCCGCTTATCTCTGGCCGATCGGGATCGCGCTGGCGATCGGTCTCACCGGATGGTGGGCACTGATGTTGCTGACTCGCCGCCTCAAGGGGCGCGACTACCGCCGTGCGCGCATCGCGCGCGTGATCAGCCGGCCGCTGGCGTTCGCGCTGCCGATGCTGGTGCTGATTCCCGCACTGGAAGCCACCCCGCTGGACGGGCGCTGGCTGGACCAGTCGCTGCGGCTGCTGCATATCGGGTTGACGGCCTGCTTCATCTGGCTGCTGGTGCGCGCGGTGGCTGCCGGCGAGCAGGCGATCCTGCGTGACCACCCGATGGAAGTGGCCGACAACCTGGCCGCCCGCCGCATCCAGACCCAGACCCGCGTGCTCAGCCGCGTGCTGATGGGCGCCATCATCCTGGTCGGCGCCTCGATGGTGCTGCTGACCTTCCCGATGGTGCGCCAGATCGGCACCGCGCTGCTGGCCTCGGCCGGCATCATCGGCCTGGTCGCCGGCATCGCCGCCAAGCCGGTGTTCGGCAACCTGATCGCCGGCCTGCAGATCGCGCTGACCCAGCCGATCCGCCTCGATGACGTGGTGATCGTCGAAGGCGAATGGGGCCGGGTGGAAGAGATCGGCAGCAGCTACGTGGTGGTGCGGATCTGGGACGAGCGGCGCATGGTGGTGCCGTTGACCTGGTTCATCGAGAATCCATTCCAGAACTGGACCCGGCGCAGCGCCGACCTGCTGGGCACCGCATTCCTGTGGCTGGACTATCGGGCGCCGATCGCGGCGATCCGCACCGAGCTCGAGCGCATCTGCAAGGGTGAAGCGCTATGGGATGGCCGAGTCTGCGTGACCCAGGTGACTGAAACCACCGATCACACCCTGCAGGTGCGCCTGCTGGTCAGTGCGCGCAATTCCGGCGATGCCTTCGACCTGCGCTGCATCGTGCGCGAACGCATGCTCGACTTCCTCGCCCGTGAACATCCGCAGGCGCTGCCACGCACGCGCGCGGAGATCCTGGACCGCCCCGATCCGGCCACCCGCGGTCCGCGTTCGCAGCCGGCCGACGACGTGCGTTCGCCGGGTGCCGAAGATGGTCCGCCGGCAGTGGTGCCGGTCGAGGAACCCGCGCAATCACAGTAG
- a CDS encoding amidase, which yields MRAPLTSLVLAIALLAGCSPSPVPLFNQAHAAAPAAPRDTPFAYAETDITQLQAAMAAGELDSVTLTRAYLERIARLDRAGPRLNAVLELNPDALKEAAALDAERRRGQLRGPLHGIPLLLKDNIGARPMGTSAGSLALAGFRPDDAFLVTRLRAAGALILGKTNLSEWANFRSSQSISGWSARGGQTRNPYRLSHNPCGSSSGSAVAVAANLAAAAVGTETDGSIVCPAAVNGVVGLKPTVGLVSRDGIVPISFSQDTAGPITRSVADAAALLTAMAGRDDADPATATMPGRAVYDYTARLNPDGLRGARIGVLHGPLDQQPGVAPALQHAIGVLRDAGAVVVPVQLPTDGQWEDAERLVLLHEFKAGMQRYLTRHQAPVRDLDAIIAFNRTHADKELVLFGQDLMETAAQAGGLGSPEYIAARTQARRLAGPEGIDAVLKAERLDALVAPTTGTAWPIRTGHGDDFPGGSYSAAAVAGYPSLTVPMAHVNGLPLGLLFMGTAWSEPKLIELAYDYEQRTRARRPPRFGTQALLP from the coding sequence ATGCGCGCGCCACTGACATCGCTCGTGTTGGCCATCGCACTGCTGGCAGGCTGCTCGCCCTCGCCCGTGCCCTTGTTCAACCAGGCCCATGCCGCCGCGCCCGCGGCCCCACGCGATACGCCGTTCGCCTACGCCGAAACCGATATCACCCAGTTGCAGGCGGCGATGGCCGCTGGCGAGCTGGACAGCGTCACCCTGACCCGCGCCTACCTGGAACGGATCGCCCGGCTCGACCGCGCCGGCCCGCGCCTCAACGCCGTGCTGGAGCTCAATCCGGATGCCCTGAAGGAAGCGGCGGCACTGGATGCCGAACGCCGCCGCGGGCAGCTGCGCGGCCCCCTGCACGGCATTCCGCTGCTGCTCAAGGACAACATCGGGGCACGCCCGATGGGCACCAGCGCCGGCTCGCTGGCACTGGCCGGGTTCCGCCCCGACGATGCGTTCCTGGTCACCCGGCTGCGCGCGGCCGGCGCGCTGATCCTGGGCAAGACCAATCTCAGCGAATGGGCGAACTTCCGTTCCAGCCAGTCGATTTCCGGCTGGAGCGCGCGTGGCGGCCAGACCCGGAATCCCTACCGGCTCAGCCACAACCCGTGCGGCTCCAGCAGCGGCAGCGCGGTGGCGGTGGCGGCCAACCTGGCGGCCGCCGCGGTGGGTACCGAGACCGACGGCAGCATCGTCTGCCCGGCTGCGGTGAACGGCGTGGTCGGGCTCAAGCCCACGGTCGGGCTGGTCAGCCGCGATGGCATCGTGCCGATTTCCTTCAGCCAGGACACCGCCGGCCCGATCACCCGCAGCGTGGCCGATGCCGCCGCCCTGTTGACGGCGATGGCCGGCCGCGACGACGCCGACCCGGCCACGGCGACCATGCCCGGGCGGGCGGTGTATGACTACACCGCGCGACTGAATCCGGACGGCCTGCGCGGCGCCCGGATCGGCGTCCTGCATGGCCCGCTGGACCAGCAGCCCGGGGTCGCTCCCGCCCTTCAGCACGCGATCGGCGTGCTGCGCGATGCCGGCGCCGTGGTGGTACCGGTGCAGCTGCCTACCGACGGGCAGTGGGAAGACGCCGAACGCCTGGTGCTGCTGCACGAGTTCAAAGCCGGCATGCAGCGCTACCTGACCCGCCATCAGGCCCCCGTGCGCGACCTGGATGCGATCATCGCCTTCAACCGCACCCATGCCGACAAGGAGCTGGTGCTGTTCGGGCAGGACCTGATGGAGACGGCCGCGCAGGCCGGCGGCCTGGGCAGCCCCGAGTACATCGCTGCACGCACCCAGGCGCGCCGCCTGGCCGGTCCCGAGGGCATCGACGCGGTGCTCAAGGCCGAGCGCCTGGACGCCCTGGTGGCGCCCACCACGGGCACCGCATGGCCGATCCGTACCGGCCACGGCGATGACTTCCCGGGCGGCAGCTACAGCGCCGCCGCCGTGGCCGGCTACCCGAGCCTGACCGTGCCGATGGCGCACGTGAACGGGCTACCGTTGGGGCTGTTGTTCATGGGCACGGCCTGGAGCGAGCCGAAACTGATCGAGCTGGCGTACGACTACGAGCAGCGCACCCGGGCCCGGCGTCCACCGCGGTTCGGGACACAGGCGTTGTTGCCGTAG
- a CDS encoding DUF2127 domain-containing protein: MTDTAYNPDPHKHPGLHLIALLEASKAVLALLAATGLEVLGPQPLRDGVNALIRRFSLDPDHGTLPSLLNMISPDAVHLAAAAMVAYGILHLFEAWGLWRAKAWASWLGCVTAGIYLPFDIFAIIRHPGWASWSVLVINLIVVGVLARDIRKRHGQAQPPA; the protein is encoded by the coding sequence GTGACCGACACGGCCTACAACCCGGATCCTCACAAGCATCCGGGGCTTCACCTGATCGCCTTGCTGGAAGCCAGCAAGGCGGTCCTCGCGCTGTTGGCGGCGACCGGGCTGGAAGTGCTCGGCCCGCAGCCACTGCGTGATGGGGTCAATGCCCTGATCCGGCGTTTCAGCCTGGACCCGGATCACGGCACCCTGCCCTCGCTGCTCAACATGATCAGCCCCGATGCCGTCCACCTGGCCGCTGCGGCCATGGTTGCCTACGGCATCCTGCATCTCTTCGAGGCCTGGGGCCTCTGGCGTGCCAAAGCCTGGGCATCCTGGCTGGGCTGCGTCACCGCCGGCATCTACCTGCCGTTCGACATATTCGCGATCATCCGCCACCCGGGCTGGGCCTCGTGGTCGGTGCTGGTGATCAACCTCATCGTGGTCGGCGTCCTCGCCCGCGACATCCGCAAGCGTCACGGCCAGGCCCAACCGCCGGCGTGA